In the genome of Flavobacterium panacagri, one region contains:
- a CDS encoding DinB family protein: protein MSSVFETQKTIREILLKILENHSLEQLNKIPQGFNNNIIWNVAHCVAAQQTLVYKLSGLPTMVSEEFINKYRKGTKPEGDVSQAEVDEVKAFLISTLEKTKNDFASGLFVDYHEYTTSMGFTLSNVQDALDFNNYHEGIHTGIAMTLRKLV, encoded by the coding sequence ATGAGCTCAGTTTTTGAAACACAAAAAACGATAAGAGAAATTCTTTTAAAAATTTTAGAAAACCATTCGTTGGAACAATTAAATAAGATTCCACAGGGATTTAATAATAATATTATTTGGAACGTAGCGCATTGTGTTGCTGCACAACAGACATTAGTTTATAAATTGTCGGGTTTACCAACAATGGTTTCAGAGGAATTTATTAATAAATATCGAAAAGGCACAAAACCAGAAGGCGATGTTTCACAAGCCGAAGTTGATGAGGTAAAAGCATTTCTTATATCAACATTAGAAAAAACAAAAAATGATTTCGCCAGTGGTCTTTTTGTAGATTATCATGAATATACTACAAGTATGGGATTTACATTGAGTAATGTCCAAGATGCGTTAGATTTTAATAATTACCACGAAGGAATTCACACCGGAATAGCCATGACTTTAAGAAAATTGGTTTAA
- a CDS encoding arsenate reductase family protein yields the protein MNKIYYLASCDTCRKIIKSLPENDLVFQDIRQDPITEEQLEAMHKLSGSYEALFSRKAQLYKSMGLKDKSLTEADFKKYILEHYTFLSRPVFIIDGKIYIGNSQKNVAEVIKALS from the coding sequence ATGAACAAAATATATTATTTAGCCTCTTGCGACACTTGCAGAAAAATCATTAAAAGTTTACCCGAAAACGATTTGGTTTTTCAGGATATCAGACAAGATCCGATTACTGAAGAACAACTGGAAGCAATGCATAAGCTTTCTGGAAGTTACGAAGCTTTATTTAGTAGAAAAGCGCAATTATACAAATCAATGGGATTAAAAGATAAATCTTTGACGGAAGCTGATTTTAAAAAATATATCTTAGAACATTACACTTTTCTAAGCCGTCCGGTTTTTATTATTGACGGAAAAATTTACATTGGCAACAGCCAAAAAAATGTTGCTGAAGTAATAAAGGCTTTGAGTTAG
- a CDS encoding YicC/YloC family endoribonuclease has translation MIQSMTGFGKASLQLPTKKITVEVKSLNSKGLDLNVRMPSLYREMELGLRTQISTKLERGKIDFAIYVESTAEQTSTKVNVPVVKNYIAQLREVYQDADETELMKMAVRMPDTLKTEREEIDENDWEQIQIIINEALQNILNFRKDEGESLEKEFNLRIGNIRQYMNDALALDPERVQAIKDRLQTAISELQVNVDENRFEQELIYYLEKLDITEEKVRLTNHLDYFLETLNGSEANGRKLGFITQEMGREINTMGSKSNHAQMQKLVVMMKDELEKIKEQVLNVL, from the coding sequence ATGATACAATCTATGACAGGGTTTGGCAAAGCTTCTTTGCAATTGCCTACAAAAAAAATTACGGTTGAAGTAAAATCTTTAAATAGTAAAGGGTTAGATTTAAATGTAAGAATGCCATCGCTTTATCGTGAAATGGAATTGGGCTTACGAACTCAGATTTCAACTAAACTGGAAAGAGGAAAAATCGATTTTGCTATTTATGTAGAAAGTACTGCCGAACAGACTTCGACTAAAGTAAATGTTCCTGTTGTAAAGAATTATATTGCGCAATTGAGAGAGGTTTATCAAGATGCCGATGAAACAGAACTAATGAAAATGGCAGTTCGTATGCCAGATACCTTAAAAACTGAACGCGAAGAAATTGATGAAAATGACTGGGAGCAGATTCAGATAATTATTAATGAAGCACTCCAAAACATCTTAAATTTCCGTAAAGACGAAGGCGAATCTTTGGAAAAAGAATTCAATCTTCGAATTGGAAATATCCGTCAATATATGAATGATGCTTTGGCGCTTGATCCAGAGCGTGTTCAGGCCATCAAAGATCGTTTACAAACTGCAATCTCAGAATTACAAGTTAATGTTGATGAAAATCGTTTTGAACAGGAATTAATTTATTATTTAGAGAAATTAGATATTACGGAAGAAAAAGTTCGCTTAACCAATCATTTAGACTACTTTTTAGAAACCTTAAACGGTTCTGAAGCCAATGGTAGAAAATTAGGTTTTATTACTCAAGAAATGGGTCGTGAAATCAATACTATGGGTTCCAAATCGAATCATGCACAAATGCAGAAATTGGTTGTCATGATGAAGGATGAATTGGAGAAGATTAAAGAACAAGTGTTGAACGTTCTTTAA